A region from the Streptomyces tsukubensis genome encodes:
- a CDS encoding DUF3073 domain-containing protein — protein sequence MGRGRAKAKQTKVARQLKYNSGGTDLTRLATELGASTSSQPPNAEPFEDEDEEDDPYAQYAELYNDDEDEDDESGPASQQRRGA from the coding sequence ATGGGGCGCGGCCGGGCCAAGGCCAAGCAGACAAAGGTCGCCCGCCAGCTGAAGTACAACAGCGGCGGTACAGACCTGACACGACTGGCCACTGAGCTGGGCGCATCGACTTCGAGCCAGCCGCCGAACGCGGAGCCGTTCGAGGACGAGGACGAAGAAGACGACCCGTACGCACAGTACGCGGAGCTGTACAACGACGACGAGGACGAGGACGACGAGTCCGGTCCCGCGTCGCAGCAGCGCCGCGGCGCTTGA
- a CDS encoding Leu/Phe/Val dehydrogenase, translated as MTDMTGAAAPVLHTLFRSDQGGHEQVVLCQDRASGLKAVIAIHSTALGPALGGTRFHPYASEEEALADALNLARGMSYKNAMAGLGHGGGKAVIMGDPQTLKSEELLLAYGRFVESLRGRYVTACDVGTYVADMDVVARATRWATGRSPENGGAGDSSVLTAYGVYQGMRASARHLWGDPGLAGRTIGVAGVGKVGHHLVKHLVDEGARVIVTDVREESVRRVLDRHPQVTAVPDTAALIRTEGLDVYAPCALGGALDDHSVPVLTAAIVCGAANNQLAHPGVEKDLADRGILYAPDYVVNAGGVIQVADELHGFDFDRCKAKAALIYETTLEIFAHANSEGVPPAVAADRIAERRMAEGHRPEHG; from the coding sequence GTGACCGACATGACCGGCGCCGCCGCCCCCGTGCTCCACACCCTGTTCCGATCCGACCAGGGCGGGCACGAGCAGGTGGTCCTCTGCCAGGACCGCGCCTCCGGCCTCAAGGCCGTGATCGCCATCCACTCCACCGCCCTGGGCCCGGCCCTCGGCGGTACCCGGTTCCACCCCTACGCCTCCGAGGAGGAGGCCCTCGCCGACGCGCTGAACCTGGCGCGCGGGATGTCGTACAAGAACGCCATGGCCGGACTCGGCCACGGCGGCGGCAAGGCCGTGATCATGGGGGATCCGCAGACGCTGAAGTCGGAGGAGCTGCTGCTGGCCTACGGCCGGTTCGTGGAATCCCTCCGCGGGCGCTATGTGACCGCCTGCGACGTGGGGACGTACGTCGCCGATATGGACGTCGTCGCCCGGGCCACCCGCTGGGCCACCGGCCGCTCCCCCGAGAACGGCGGCGCCGGCGACTCCTCCGTACTCACCGCCTACGGGGTGTACCAGGGCATGCGCGCCAGCGCCCGGCACCTCTGGGGCGATCCGGGGCTCGCCGGGCGCACGATCGGTGTCGCGGGCGTCGGCAAGGTCGGCCATCACCTGGTGAAACACCTGGTCGACGAGGGTGCCCGGGTGATCGTCACAGATGTCCGCGAAGAGTCCGTACGCCGGGTACTCGACCGCCACCCCCAGGTCACCGCCGTCCCCGACACCGCCGCCCTGATCCGCACCGAGGGACTGGACGTCTACGCGCCCTGCGCACTCGGCGGTGCACTGGACGACCATTCGGTACCGGTGCTCACCGCGGCGATCGTCTGCGGCGCGGCCAACAACCAGCTCGCCCACCCGGGCGTGGAGAAGGACCTCGCCGACCGCGGGATCCTCTACGCCCCGGACTATGTGGTGAACGCCGGCGGTGTCATCCAGGTCGCCGACGAGCTGCACGGCTTCGACTTCGACCGGTGCAAGGCGAAGGCCGCGCTGATCTACGAAACCACCCTGGAAATCTTCGCACACGCAAATTCGGAGGGTGTTCCGCCGGCCGTGGCGGCCGACCGGATCGCCGAGCGGAGGATGGCCGAGGGGCACCGCCCCGAACACGGCTGA
- the bldC gene encoding developmental transcriptional regulator BldC: MTARTPDAEPLLTPAEVATMFRVDPKTVTRWAKAGKLTSIRTLGGHRRYREAEVRALLAGIPQQRSEA, from the coding sequence ATGACCGCTCGCACCCCTGACGCCGAGCCGCTGTTGACCCCGGCTGAGGTCGCCACGATGTTCCGTGTGGACCCGAAGACGGTCACCCGCTGGGCCAAGGCAGGGAAGCTCACGTCGATCCGCACGCTCGGCGGCCACCGCCGCTACCGCGAGGCGGAAGTACGCGCACTGCTGGCGGGTATTCCGCAGCAGCGCAGCGAGGCATAA